The Vibrio chagasii genome includes a region encoding these proteins:
- a CDS encoding N-acetylglucosamine kinase, giving the protein MTLYYVGIDGGGTSCRARIRDDQGTLIGEAKSGSANILLGVDVAMSSIIDAITQAAQQGQLESSHFSNMHVGLALAGAEQKSAWFNFMAQPHPFASMTLNTDAYGACIGAHNGQNGAIMIGGTGSCGIYLQDGEQHVVGGREFPISDQGGGAVMGLRLIQQVLLAEDGIRNKTALTQHVMNHFGNDVDAIVEWSKGAIPKDYGQFSPVIFQLANEGDELAIEMLKQTAADIEMFVLALHRKGADKVCLMGSIAERILNWLSPPVQQWIVEPQFDAIEGALMFAGKPQHNLYQQA; this is encoded by the coding sequence ATGACGCTTTACTACGTAGGTATTGATGGTGGCGGCACGTCTTGTCGTGCTCGTATTCGCGATGACCAAGGCACACTCATTGGTGAAGCGAAAAGCGGCAGCGCTAACATCCTTTTAGGTGTTGATGTTGCGATGAGCTCAATTATTGATGCGATTACTCAAGCAGCACAACAAGGGCAACTCGAATCAAGTCATTTTTCAAATATGCATGTCGGCCTTGCACTGGCTGGTGCTGAGCAAAAGTCAGCATGGTTCAACTTCATGGCTCAGCCACACCCTTTCGCCAGTATGACGCTCAACACCGACGCTTACGGTGCTTGCATTGGAGCTCACAATGGCCAAAACGGCGCCATTATGATAGGTGGAACAGGTTCATGCGGCATCTACCTACAAGATGGCGAGCAACATGTCGTTGGTGGCCGTGAGTTTCCAATTTCCGACCAAGGTGGCGGCGCGGTGATGGGTCTTCGCTTGATTCAACAAGTTCTGCTGGCAGAAGATGGCATTCGCAACAAGACAGCACTGACTCAACACGTGATGAACCACTTTGGCAATGATGTTGATGCCATCGTCGAATGGTCAAAAGGCGCTATTCCAAAAGACTATGGTCAATTCTCGCCAGTAATTTTTCAACTAGCTAACGAAGGCGATGAGCTCGCTATCGAGATGCTCAAGCAAACCGCCGCTGATATCGAAATGTTTGTACTAGCACTGCATCGCAAAGGCGCGGACAAGGTATGCCTGATGGGCAGTATCGCAGAGCGCATTCTCAACTGGTTATCACCACCAGTACAACAATGGATCGTTGAACCTCAATTTGATGCTATCGAAGGCGCATTGATGTTTGCCGGAAAACCACAACACAACTTGTATCAACAGGCTTAG
- a CDS encoding beta-N-acetylhexosaminidase: MNYRIDLAVLSEQKNNCRFGLTVHNLSDLDVTDWSLHFAFDRFILPESLSQGELTQVGSFCSYQPSANVLKANNHYYLEFSIQSAPFRFYSDGLNDAFIQTHHQGETSVLPVAISPIVLASPYRERSQIPEVDAAQVALIPQPNQFELKQGGFALNKECKVEVQSHLAEKASAWLQQELLTTFELAVSTELSPEENGDILLRSNPTLDEAEHKLTITTQQVVVESGSQSGFTHAVASLIQLVQQQDAEHFSVPCCKIADQPRFKYRGMMLDCARHFHSVEQVKRLINQLAHYKFNVFHWHLTDDEGWRIEIKRLPQLTEIGAWRGPDYALEPQYTHIAENYGGFYTQQQIREVIEYAEQRSITVIPEIDIPGHCRAAIKSLPDMLVEQADTTQYKSIQHYNDNVLNPGLSGTYQFLDIVIEEVAELFPSELIHMGADEVPPGVWTNSSAAQALMKEHQYQDSKDLQGHLFRYAENKLKQLGKRMVGWEEAQHGDKVSKETIIYSWLSEEAAVNCARQGFDVVLQPAQFTYLDMTQDYSPEEPGVDWAAVIPLEQAYTYETLAEISDTDPIRKRIRGIQCALWCEIVTNQKRMDYMVFPRISALAEGCWTHKNNRNWLDYLSRLKGHLPLLDRLNVDYRNPWKAE; this comes from the coding sequence ATGAATTATCGCATCGACTTAGCTGTTCTTTCTGAACAAAAAAACAACTGCCGATTTGGCCTTACGGTACACAACTTAAGTGATCTTGACGTAACTGATTGGTCACTCCATTTTGCATTTGACCGATTCATCCTTCCAGAGAGTCTGTCGCAAGGTGAATTAACTCAAGTAGGAAGCTTTTGTTCTTACCAGCCAAGTGCCAACGTGTTAAAGGCGAACAACCATTACTACCTTGAATTCAGTATTCAAAGCGCTCCATTCCGTTTCTATTCTGATGGTCTCAATGACGCCTTTATCCAAACACATCATCAAGGCGAAACCTCGGTACTACCAGTAGCAATATCACCAATAGTGCTGGCTTCACCATATCGTGAACGCAGCCAAATCCCAGAAGTGGATGCGGCACAGGTAGCACTGATCCCCCAACCGAATCAATTCGAGTTGAAACAAGGCGGCTTCGCACTGAACAAAGAGTGCAAAGTTGAAGTTCAGTCTCACCTTGCAGAGAAAGCCAGTGCTTGGCTACAACAAGAATTACTGACGACGTTTGAGCTAGCGGTTTCAACAGAACTATCACCAGAAGAAAACGGTGACATTCTACTGCGTAGTAATCCGACTTTAGATGAAGCCGAGCACAAGCTAACGATCACAACTCAGCAAGTGGTCGTAGAATCCGGCAGCCAATCAGGCTTTACGCATGCCGTCGCTAGCTTAATCCAATTGGTTCAACAACAAGATGCTGAACACTTCTCTGTGCCATGTTGCAAAATCGCCGATCAACCTCGTTTCAAATACCGAGGCATGATGTTGGACTGCGCACGTCACTTCCACTCTGTGGAGCAAGTGAAGCGTTTAATCAACCAACTGGCGCACTACAAATTCAACGTTTTTCATTGGCACCTAACCGATGATGAAGGTTGGAGAATCGAGATTAAGCGACTACCTCAACTCACTGAAATCGGTGCTTGGCGAGGCCCTGACTATGCATTGGAGCCGCAATATACCCATATTGCGGAAAACTACGGCGGCTTCTACACACAGCAACAGATTCGCGAAGTTATTGAATACGCAGAGCAACGTAGCATCACGGTGATCCCAGAGATCGATATCCCAGGACACTGCCGCGCCGCGATCAAATCACTGCCTGATATGTTGGTAGAGCAAGCGGACACCACTCAATATAAAAGCATTCAGCACTACAACGACAATGTACTAAACCCAGGTTTATCGGGGACTTATCAGTTCTTAGATATCGTTATTGAAGAAGTCGCTGAACTCTTCCCGAGTGAATTGATTCACATGGGTGCAGACGAAGTGCCACCTGGAGTGTGGACCAACAGCTCTGCTGCTCAAGCACTGATGAAAGAACATCAATACCAAGACAGCAAAGATCTACAAGGCCACCTGTTCCGCTATGCCGAGAACAAACTTAAGCAGCTAGGCAAACGCATGGTGGGCTGGGAAGAGGCACAACACGGCGACAAGGTGAGCAAAGAGACCATCATCTACTCGTGGCTCAGTGAAGAAGCCGCCGTGAACTGTGCTCGCCAAGGCTTTGATGTGGTTCTGCAACCCGCACAATTTACTTATCTCGACATGACCCAAGATTATTCCCCGGAAGAGCCGGGCGTAGATTGGGCTGCCGTTATCCCATTAGAACAAGCTTATACCTACGAAACGCTTGCTGAGATATCCGACACCGACCCAATTCGTAAGCGGATCCGCGGAATTCAGTGTGCTCTATGGTGTGAGATCGTCACCAACCAAAAGCGTATGGATTACATGGTATTCCCAAGAATTAGCGCTTTAGCTGAAGGATGTTGGACACACAAAAACAACCGAAACTGGCTTGATTACCTGTCTCGCCTAAAAGGTCACTTGCCGCTACTCGACAGACTCAATGTTGATTACCGCAACCCTTGGAAAGCTGAATAA